One genomic window of Quercus lobata isolate SW786 chromosome 9, ValleyOak3.0 Primary Assembly, whole genome shotgun sequence includes the following:
- the LOC115961937 gene encoding uncharacterized protein LOC115961937, with protein MDIRLDSNERSQLPLDVVGDIVNRLHTFKDFVAAAGVSKPWRSACLSISRRPQLPWLMLSETPSTDKRGFFSLCDSNRYQLRLSEVCGKRCWGSPHGWVVTLGPDYETHLVHLMKRVRIALPPLNTIRRQAAREEWFRLVNKFTLFKEPSNELLFLVVAIFGPMNLLAFARVGGGGATLNRRGRGEWAFVTNPNNMKFKDVACFNGQMYGLCEKGMLVRFELDSPLSAEVHVISPHPEGVCEPQKLYLVESLDNLFGVFRYGFYISSERRHETVSFLVYKFNFSASAWEEVTDLKDHAVFVGDGNSWCFPTSTIPSKSNSIYFTDDHWDWQMYPGVAYGGYDVGVFDMASRVMQPLPFGKDKPRFYSRPTWVTPTVRLN; from the coding sequence GTTAGACTCCAATGAAAGGTCCCAACTCCCCCTAGATGTTGTTGGTGATATTGTAAATCGACTACATACATTCAAAGATTTCGTAGCGGCTGCAGGGGTTTCCAAACCATGGCGTTCTGCTTGTTTGAGCATTAGTAGAAGGCCTCAGCTTCCTTGGCTGATGCTTTCCGAGACACCATCCACTGACAAGCGAGGTTTCTTTAGTCTCTGCGATAGCAATCGTTATCAATTACGACTATCTGAAGTCTGCGGAAAACGTTGTTGGGGATCTCCGCATGGTTGGGTTGTAACATTGGGTCCTGACTATGAGACTCACCTTGTGCACCTTATGAAAAGGGTACGCATTGCTCTTCCACCGCTAAACACAATTCGAAGACAGGCTGCTAGAGAAGAGTGGTTTCGCCTTGTAAACAAATTCACTCTCTTCAAGGAGCCTTCCAATGAGTTGTTGTTCCTTGTCGTTGCAATTTTCGGGCCCATGAATCTCTTGGCTTTTGCTAGAGTGGGAGGAGGAGGAGCAACTTTGAACAGAAGGGGACGAGGTGAGTGGGCTTTTGTTACCAATCCAAACAACATGAAATTCAAAGATGTTGCATGTTTTAATGGTCAAATGTATGGACTTTGTGAGAAGGGCATGCTGGTACGCTTCGAACTTGATTCTCCTCTGTCAGCTGAGGTACATGTTATTTCTCCCCATCCAGAAGGTGTATGTGAACCCCAAAAACTATATTTGGTGGAATCATTGGACAATCTTTTCGGGGTTTTTCGTTACGGATTTTATATTTCTTCAGAGAGGAGGCACGAGACTGTATCTTTTTTGGTCTACAAGTTCAACTTTAGTGCATCAGCTTGGGAGGAAGTGACAGACTTGAAAGATCATGCTGTTTTTGTTGGGGATGGCAACTCCTGGTGCTTTCCTACAAGCACTATCCCTAGCAAAAGTAATAGCATCTACTTCACAGATGACCATTGGGATTGGCAAATGTACCCTGGAGTGGCATATGGAGGCTATGATGTGGGAGTGTTTGACATGGCAAGCAGGGTTATGCAGCCCCTTCCATTCGGTAAGGACAAACCACGTTTTTATTCTCGACCAACCTGGGTTACACCTACTGTGCGTTTGAATTAG
- the LOC115961936 gene encoding uncharacterized protein LOC115961936, whose product METETGSTPSHEVDSNVMESSSRVREKVDPVWEHFNLGADEKGRNTFTCMYCRQTYKGGGINRMKKHLAGIKGDIGSCKKVSHDVRYQMLEYVKEFELKKKAEKQRQEEMFSVPSTNGDIQEDEDVQEVYSSGLPKKLVLGKRKGTNPVDNYFAPRTTPGAQPSLKSVFQNKERVRQDDMAIARFLYDNCIPFNVVNSVYYQKMIDAVAAAGPGYKGPSYHAVRVPLLRDQKKEVQLLVESQRRHWAEVGCTLTADGWTDTRHRSLINFLVYCPRGMVFVKSVDASDIVKSTRNLYKLFDEVVTWVGPKNIVHMVTDNASNYVSAGKLLCEKYKTISWSPCAVHCLNLVLQDMGDMPHVERLKKRASKITVFIYNHVALIAWLRKRPDWTDIVRVGATRFATTFLSFGSLHVHKHDLQALVTSKFFVDNRLARESKAKEVVSIILDNSFWDDINVLVKISSPLIRLLRIVDSDQRPAIGYVYEGMHRARLGIKKIF is encoded by the coding sequence ATGGAAACAGAGACCGGGTCTACTCCATCACATGAAGTTGATTCCAATGTAATGGAGTCTAGCTCTAGAGTAAGGGAAAAGGTTGATCCGGTTTGGGAACATTTTAACCTTGGGGCGGATGAGAAGGGACGAAATACTTTCACATGTATGTATTGCAGGCAAACATATAAAGGTGGGGGTATTAATAGGATGAAAAAACACCTTGCGGGGATAAAAGGTGATATTGGATCATGTAAAAAGGTTTCTCATGATGTGAGATACCAAATGTTGGAATATGTGAAGGAGTTTGAGTTGAAGAAAAAAGCTGAAAAACAACGTCAAGAAGAAATGTTTAGTGTGCCTTCCACAAATGGTGATAtacaagaagatgaagatgttcAAGAGGTGTATAGTAGTGGGTTgcctaaaaaacttgttttaggTAAAAGAAAGGGTACAAATCCGGTGGATAATTATTTTGCTCCAAGAACTACTCCAGGAGCTCAACCTAGTCTTAAAAGTGTGttccaaaataaagaaagggTGAGGCAAGATGATATGGCTATTGCAAGGTTTTTGTATGACAATTGCATACCTTTTAATGTAGTCAATTCAGTGTACTACCAAAAGATGATTGATGCCGTAGCTGCTGCTGGTCCTGGCTACAAAGGTCCATCTTATCATGCTGTACGGGTCCCTTTGTTGAGGGATCAAAAGAAAGAGGTTCAGTTGTTGGTTGAGTCACAACGTAGGCATTGGGCAGAAGTTGGATGTACACTTACGGCTGATGGTTGGACAGATACTAGACATAGGTCATTGATTAATTTCCTTGTTTATTGTCCTAGGGGAATGGTATTTGTAAAATCAGTTGATGCCTCAGATATTGTGAAGAGTACTAGAAACTTATATAAACTGTTTGATGAAGTAGTTACATGGGTTGGTCCAAAAAACATAGTTCACATGGTTACCGACAATGCTTCCAATTATGTATCTGCTGGTAAATTGTTGTGTGAAAAGTATAAAACCATTAGTTGGTCTCCTTGCGCAGTACATTGCCTGAATCTTGTGTTGCAGGATATGGGAGACATGCCTCATGTGGAGAGACTTAAAAAACGTGCATCCAAAATtacagtttttatttataatcatgTAGCTTTGATTGCTTGGTTGAGGAAGAGACCTGATTGGACAGATATTGTACGTGTAGGAGCAACAAGATTTGCTActacttttctttcatttggAAGTCTTCATGTGCATAAGCATGACTTGCAAGCCTTAGTGACTAGCAAGTTCTTTGTGGACAATAGATTAGCAAGAGAGTCAAAGGCAAAAGAAGTAGTTTCTATCATTTTAGATAATTCTTTTTGGGATGATATTAATGTTCTTGTCAAGATTTCATCGCCGCTCATTCGTTTGTTACGGATTGTTGATTCTGATCAAAGGCCTGCAATAGGATATGTGTATGAGGGCATGCATAGAGCACGGTTGGGAATCAAGAAGATCTTCTGA